Proteins encoded by one window of Arachis hypogaea cultivar Tifrunner chromosome 1, arahy.Tifrunner.gnm2.J5K5, whole genome shotgun sequence:
- the LOC112708229 gene encoding uncharacterized protein, producing MTLDDDSSIYVGGLPYDASEQTIRSVFHLYGAILDVKIINEHRGKCYCFVTFTNTRSAVNAINDMNGRTIDGRVIKVNGVRTRGGRSNFGSRERYHHAGERDVDWDRDRDRGYDHDRDGYRNRNGHWPRERDRSRDPDQDRDRRVEHMHDRHHDDHAGEASLDKGWSRGDDRAGNGQDNGRAYSEDMDGDHSFDLNTDRRMDTSDRDKIFDEDKNEQSRRNNDLNVNNHHHMHLSSDSNGNHSDQVEDELKQSTEQLDQLKKEVSQMGERLEEKRLLVMDLQKKSRKLEEALTNAKKHTSYRQKQLTNLHKCFVQVKECTERLKTSEKELQAIVDASSMLENDGDGVGFQDGQLANGRY from the exons ATGACGCTGGACGATGATAGTTCCATCTACGTTGGGGGTCTTCCCTACGACGCTTCCGAACAAACTATCCGCTCTGTCTTTCATTTATATGGCGCCATCCTTGATGTTAAG ATTATCAACGAGCACAGGGGCAAGTGCTATTGCTTTGTTACTTTCACGAATACTAGGTCAGCAGTTAATGCCATCAACGACATGAATGGCAGG ACCATTGATGGGCGTGTCATTAAAGTGAATGGGGTGAGGACTCGTGGTGGGAGATCAAATTTCGGTAGTAGAGAGCGATATCATCATGCTGGTGAGAGGGATGTCGACTGGGATAGAGATAGAGACCGAGGCTATGATCATGATAGGGATGGATACAGGAATAGGAACGGCCATTGGCCTCGAGAACGCGATAGGTCTCGAGACCCTGACCAGGATAGGGATAGAAGAGTTGAGCATATGCATGATCGTCATCATGATGATCATGCCGGAGAAGCTTCCCTAGATAAAGGTTGGAGTCGAGGGGATGACCGTGCAGGAAACGGACAAGATAATGGCAGGGCATATAGTGAAGATATGGATGGAGACCACAGCTTTGATTTGAATACAGACAGGAGGATGGATACCAGTGATCGTGATAAGATTTTTGACGAAGATAAAAATGAACAGTCAAGGAGAAACAACGA TTTGAATGTTAATAACCATCATCACATGCATCTTTCATCAGATTCAAATGGCAATCATAGTGATCAG GTAGAAGATGAATTAAAGCAATCAACTGAACAACTCGATCAACTGAAAAAGGAG GTGTCGCAAATGGGAGAGAGATTGGAAGAGAAAAGACTTCTTGTCATGGACTTACAGAAGAAGTCTAGG AAATTGGAGGAGGCACTGACTAACGCAAAGAAACACACTTCATATCGTCAAAAGCAGTTGACCAAT CTGCATAAATGTTTTGTACAAGTAAAAGAGTGCACCGAGAGGCTTAAAACCAGCGAAAAAGAACTTCAG GCTATAGTGGATGCATCATCAATGTTAGAGAATGATGGTGACGGTGTTGGCTTTCAGGATGGACAACTCGCAAATGGCAGATACTAA